Proteins co-encoded in one Arachis hypogaea cultivar Tifrunner chromosome 11, arahy.Tifrunner.gnm2.J5K5, whole genome shotgun sequence genomic window:
- the LOC112721434 gene encoding protein FAR-RED ELONGATED HYPOCOTYL 3-like has translation MTTEDFESEWEDADDVYGLREKQWSYQMYEKKKMWASAYLCNKFCAGYRTTSRCEGINAHVNKFLKSTHTIYELVQSLEMVSHEYRNRELLLQFQSLNSVPVMTTFLRSIERHAATVYTREVFGDVKKEIEGVGALNQINKRRILSTMVYTLEEYEKPNVQITASFGQSTSKVSCQCNFWKKHGYPCKHMFFVMKAEHLKEIPDKLVLRRWRTDVKSPEQYTKSWDDLSEHGVILRHGALQSASQWMFFLGAPRLVLFEKAMREIQSLCKDLELDYKAFHGGVRPSVEHPPEANAVVKDPLVVQSKGAPKFGKKKAHGKRRPCTYWKGTGHTENLPSQR, from the coding sequence ATGACGACAGAGGACTTTGAATCCGAATGGGAGGATGCTGACGATGTGTATGGACTACGTGAGAAGCAATGGTCATACCAGAtgtatgaaaaaaagaaaatgtgGGCAAGTGCTTATTTGTGTAACAAGTTCTGCGCAGGATATCGAACAACATCCAGGTGCGAAGGCATTAACGCACACGTGAACAAGTTTTTGAAGTCCACCCACACAATTTACGAGCTTGTTCAGAGCTTGGAGATGGTTTCCCACGAGTATCGAAATAGGGAGTTGCTCCTCCAGTTTCAGTCCCTCAACTCGGTTCCTGTTATGACAACATTCCTGAGAAGTATTGAACGGCATGCCGCTACAGTATACACAAGAGAAGTGTTTGGGGACGTCAAGAAAGAGATCGAAGGGGTAGGTGCCTTGAACCAGATTAACAAAAGAAGGATATTGAGTACAATGGTATACACCCTTGAGGAATATGAGAAACCAAATGTGCAGATAACAGCGTCGTTCGGTCAGTCGACTAGCAAAGTAAGTTGTCAATGTAACTTCTGGAAGAAGCATGGATATCCATGCAAGCACATGTTCTTTGTGATGAAGGCAGAGCACTTGAAGGAGATACCCGATAAGCTTGTTCTCAGGAGGTGGAGAACTGATGTAAAATCTCCTGAACAGTACACGAAAAGTTGGGACGACCTTAGTGAACACGGTGTTATCCTCCGCCATGGGGCACTCCAGTCGGCATCGCAGTGGATGTTTTTCTTGGGGGCACCAAGGTTGGTGTTGTTCGAAAAGGCTATGCGTGAAATTCAGTCCTTATGTaaagaccttgagttggattacAAGGCATTCCATGGTGGGGTTAGGCCGAGCGTCGAACATCCCCCTGAAGCAAATGCTGTGGTCAAGGACCCACTTGTTGTTCAGTCAAAAGGAGCTCcaaaatttggaaagaaaaaagCCCATGGTAAAAGGCGACCTTGCACCTACTGGAAGGGTACGGGACATACAGAGAACCTGCCTAGCCAAAGGTGA
- the LOC112722185 gene encoding vignain isoform X1 → MKKLLCVILSLALVLGFSESFEFQERELESEESLWDLYERWRSHHTVSRSLDDKKKRFEVFKANVMHVHETNKLDKPYKLKLNKFADLTNHEFRTIYAASKVGHHRMFRGMPRGNGTFMYENVERVPASVDWRKKGAVTPVKDQGQCGSCWAFSTVVAVEGINQIKTRNLVSLSEQELIDCDTNQNQGCNGGLMDYAFEFIKQKGGITTETDYPYTAQDGTCDASKAKKDVVSIDGHENVPTNNEAALLKAVANQPVSVAIEASGSDFQFYSEAIFNGACGTNLDHGVAIVGYGTTKDGYKYWIVKNSWGPEWGEHGYIRMQRGISHKHGQCGIAIEASYPIKTSSTNPLPSSLNDEL, encoded by the exons atGAAGAAGCTCTTGTGTGTTATTCTATCCCTCGCTTTAGTCCTAGGATTCTCCGAGAGCTTCGAGTTCCAGGAGAGAGAACTCGAATCGGAGGAATCCCTATGGGACTTGTACGAGAGGTGGCGGAGCCACCACACGGTTTCTAGAAGCCTCGATGATAAGAAGAAACGTTTCGAGGTGTTCAAGGCGAACGTGATGCATGTCCATGAAACAAACAAGTTGGACAAGCCTTACAAGTTGAAGCTGAACAAATTTGCTGACTTGACCAACCATGAGTTCAGAACCATCTATGCTGCCTCCAAGGTGGGACATCATAGAATGTTCCGCGGCATGCCACGTGGCAATGGGACCTTCATGTATGAGAATGTTGAGAGGGTTCCTGCTTCTGTGGATTGGAGGAAGAAAGGTGCTGTCACTCCTGTGAAAGATCAAGGCCAATGCG GTAGCTGCTGGGCATTTTCAACAGTGGTAGCAGTTGAAGGCATCAACCAAATAAAGACACGTAACCTAGTATCCTTATCCGAGCAAGAACTCATAGATTGTGACACAAACCAAAATCAAGGATGCAATGGTGGCCTTATGGATTATGCCTTCGAGTTCATCAAACAAAAGGGTGGCATTACAACCGAAACTGATTACCCTTACACTGCACAAGATGGCACCTGCGATGCATCCAAG GCGAAGAAGGATGTAGTGTCAATTGATGGACATGAGAATGTTCCAACGAACAATGAGGCGGCATTGCTTAAGGCTGTTGCCAACCAACCTGTGTCTGTTGCCATTGAAGCCTCGGGATCTGACTTTCAATTTTACTCTGAGGCAA TATTTAATGGGGCATGTGGTACTAACCTAGACCATGGGGTTGCAATTGTTGGGTATGGAACAACAAAAGACGGATACAAATATTGGATAGTGAAAAATTCATGGGGACCAGAATGGGGAGAACATGGCTACATTAGGATGCAAAGGGGCATATCCCACAAGCATGGTCAATGTGGCATTGCAATAGAGGCTTCCTACCCTATCAAAACCTCATCTACTAACCCTTTACCATCGTCTCTTAACGACGagctttaa
- the LOC112722185 gene encoding vignain isoform X2 — protein MKKLLCVILSLALVLGFSESFEFQERELESEESLWDLYERWRSHHTVSRSLDDKKKRFEVFKANVMHVHETNKLDKPYKLKLNKFADLTNHEFRTIYAASKVGHHRMFRGMPRGNGTFMYENVERVPASVDWRKKGAVTPVKDQGQCGSCWAFSTVVAVEGINQIKTRNLVSLSEQELIDCDTNQNQGCNGGLMDYAFEFIKQKGGITTETDYPYTAQDGTCDASKAKKDVVSIDGHENVPTNNEAALLKAVANQPVSVAIEASGSDFQFYSEGVFNGACGTNLDHGVAIVGYGTTKDGYKYWIVKNSWGPEWGEHGYIRMQRGISHKHGQCGIAIEASYPIKTSSTNPLPSSLNDEL, from the exons atGAAGAAGCTCTTGTGTGTTATTCTATCCCTCGCTTTAGTCCTAGGATTCTCCGAGAGCTTCGAGTTCCAGGAGAGAGAACTCGAATCGGAGGAATCCCTATGGGACTTGTACGAGAGGTGGCGGAGCCACCACACGGTTTCTAGAAGCCTCGATGATAAGAAGAAACGTTTCGAGGTGTTCAAGGCGAACGTGATGCATGTCCATGAAACAAACAAGTTGGACAAGCCTTACAAGTTGAAGCTGAACAAATTTGCTGACTTGACCAACCATGAGTTCAGAACCATCTATGCTGCCTCCAAGGTGGGACATCATAGAATGTTCCGCGGCATGCCACGTGGCAATGGGACCTTCATGTATGAGAATGTTGAGAGGGTTCCTGCTTCTGTGGATTGGAGGAAGAAAGGTGCTGTCACTCCTGTGAAAGATCAAGGCCAATGCG GTAGCTGCTGGGCATTTTCAACAGTGGTAGCAGTTGAAGGCATCAACCAAATAAAGACACGTAACCTAGTATCCTTATCCGAGCAAGAACTCATAGATTGTGACACAAACCAAAATCAAGGATGCAATGGTGGCCTTATGGATTATGCCTTCGAGTTCATCAAACAAAAGGGTGGCATTACAACCGAAACTGATTACCCTTACACTGCACAAGATGGCACCTGCGATGCATCCAAG GCGAAGAAGGATGTAGTGTCAATTGATGGACATGAGAATGTTCCAACGAACAATGAGGCGGCATTGCTTAAGGCTGTTGCCAACCAACCTGTGTCTGTTGCCATTGAAGCCTCGGGATCTGACTTTCAATTTTACTCTGAG GGAGTATTTAATGGGGCATGTGGTACTAACCTAGACCATGGGGTTGCAATTGTTGGGTATGGAACAACAAAAGACGGATACAAATATTGGATAGTGAAAAATTCATGGGGACCAGAATGGGGAGAACATGGCTACATTAGGATGCAAAGGGGCATATCCCACAAGCATGGTCAATGTGGCATTGCAATAGAGGCTTCCTACCCTATCAAAACCTCATCTACTAACCCTTTACCATCGTCTCTTAACGACGagctttaa